The following is a genomic window from Chiloscyllium plagiosum isolate BGI_BamShark_2017 chromosome 27, ASM401019v2, whole genome shotgun sequence.
TAGTCATTATCACATCTATTTATTAATGGTGATTTGTGTGGTTTGTTTTTACAGTTAAGAGCATAAACCCAGTTAGGTATCAGATCCAGTGCTGCTTCCTCAGAAGTGTTAAAAGATGCTTTACTGAGTGATTCAGTGAACAGGAACTCCACCCTTTGGCGGTAGGTCATGAGCCCAGTTTAATGGGATAGTAATTGTCCCCCAGCAAATTGGAAGCTGGCTTAAGTGAAATAGATTTCTAAACAATTCCCTGTAGACGAGAAAGTGCCCACCAGTTGAGAGCAAGCAGTCAAACTTCCCAACGGATTCACAGCTACAAGGATGGCTCCTCCAGGAAGTTGGAAGCATCGGCCAGACACTGTTGAGGAACTGGATTGAGGCACAATGTTACAGTGGAGTGAAAGGATTTTAAATGTACATCAGACTGCTCAATTAAGCTGCAAAAAAGGAGATGGATATTTGAAAGATATGTTGTTGATGTATTGCTCGTGCATTCGTCAGTACAcaagcaagaatgccaaattttaaacCACCACAACAATTTATATTACAAGAGACAATAggtgctgattgattggtaaTTCAACTCTGACTGGATCccctatttcccaacattttctCCATAGAAATGCCTCAGTCAATCATAAATAATTGCTACAATtgcttgaaatttggcattcttgtgtttgtcctgatgaatgcaatgcaatgtgtttctttgttcagcaagattcAAATTAGaaatcctttattggtcagagcattgaatatagggagttgggaggccatggtatggctgtacaggacattggttaggccactttcggaatactgtgtgcaattctagtctccctcctataggaaggatgctgtgaaacttgaaagagttcagaaacgatttacaaggatgatgccaggattggaggatttgagctatacggagaggttgaacaggctggggctgttttctctacagcatcagaggctgaggggtgaccttatagaggtttataaaattatgaggggcatggatagggtaaacagacaaggtcttttccctggagtgggggagtccagaactagagggctaagatttagggtgagaggggaaagatttaaaagggacctaaagggcaacctttttacacagaaggtgttgtgtgtatggaattagctgtcaaaggaagtagtggaggctgggacaagtacaacatttaaaaggcatctggatgggtacatgaataacaaGGGTTTagtgggacatgggccaagtgctggcaaataggactagattaatttaggttatctggttggcatggatgagtttgaccgaaaggcctgtttccattctgtacatcttttcatagaatccctacagtgtggaaacaggccctttggcccaacaagtccacaccaactgccgaagagtaacccactcagactcattcccttacctATTATCATCCATTTAtgtcctgattaatgcacctaacctacacattctgaaaactatgggcaatttagcatggccaattcacctgacctgcacatctttggattgtgggaggaaaccagagcacctggaggaaacccacacagacacggggagaatgtgcaaactctacacagacagtcgtccaagattagaattgaaccagggtccctggcactatgaggcagcagtgctaatcactaagccaccatgcagccccatctctgtgactctatatcactATTTGAGGTTCTGAATCGCATCAGTTGTCCTCAGTACCCCAGAGCCATGAAGAAGAAGATGTGCCAGAGTTACTATTCTCAAACTTACTGTCAAATGCTTATTTGAGAGTCAATAATTGATATCAGAATGTATGCGCATTAATGGAAGGGACCAGTTGACATTCAGCTGTGATGCCCTCTGTTCCAGAAGCACCCAGGAATTGGGACAATTCTGTCAAGAAGATACTGGAGGGCTGCATCAGCCATGGTGCAGATAGTCATGCCTTTACTTTTGAGTCAGAGGGCTATGCGTTCAACTTCTGAGATTTAACTGCAAAACCCAGCCCGACACTCGCAGGTTGCAATGTTGGAGATACCGTCTTTTAGTTGGAACTCGGACCTGTTCGGTCCAATTAAAAGAACCCATGACAATTTCAGAGGAAAGTTCCCCAGTATATTGGTGAAGGTCTGTCCCTCAACCAACAACACTGAAACCCATGAATCGGTCATGATCACATTTGCTATtctttatgggagcttgctgtgcataaatttcCTACATCACAGCAGCAGTTACACTTCAGAGATGACCTCTGGCTGTAAGGCATGATGGGATAGCCTGATGTTGTGAAAGGtgccatgtaaatgcaagtttgttcTTCTTTCACTATTCTATACCCCTCCAAGAGCCCGAGGAGGAGAGAGGGCGGTAATCTTTCATTGTGGTCTCATGTTTTGATACTAACAGTGACACCTTTGGTGAGAATTTGCTCCCCATCAGTTGGTGTAGCTTTGGCAGATATTGCGTTTACTGATGTACCTGGGATTTCTGCTGTAGTTTGAGTATCCGATCAGGAGAATCCCAGAGGCTGTTCACAATCACTAGGTATTCTCTAATGAGTCTGTACGCAGGGATTTGCCTGACTGAGATAATTACAGTGGCGCTTATTAATTAAAACTCTGACACTCTAACCACCATGGCAAGATTTCTcaagtgtcttttttttcttttcctaacAGGTTAAAATGGTTTTGAATCCAAAAAGAGCATTTCAGATGCAAAGGAAAAGGGGATTTTTGTCGAACTGAAAATTTGTGTTGGAGGATATTTTGGGATTAAAGGAAGAAGGTTTGGCCGCAGGAAGGGGCAGTGCATAAATGCTCAAAAGAAGGAGGAAGAGTTCAAAGAAGAAAGATAAATCCTTCCCCCTCCCAACCCATCCCCCGTCCCTTGATCTTGGCCTTTAGCAAGATCTTCCAAGGGAGTGGAGATGACTGACACAATGAGCCTCAAagagacttcaaacaggcacctGCGGCTAAAGCTGAACAGTCTGGGTCGCCGTGTAGATGAGCTAGAGGAGGCCACTAGAAACCTACACCGAACGGAGGATGAGTTGATGGACCTGCAAGACAAAGTGATCCAAGCTGAAGGCAGCAGCTGCAGCCTCCTGACCGAGGTGGACAACCTCCGCAAGAGGGTACTGACTATTGAGGGGAAAGACGAGGAGGTCCGCAAGGCTGAAGACATGTGCAGGACCCTGAAGGAGAAGCTGGAGGCGGAGGTCAAACTGAGCCAAGAGCTCAAGGCTGAGATCGAGAAGCTGCAGGACAGGATGGGGGAGCTGGAGAAATTGGAAGAGGCTTTCAATAAGAGCAAATCGGACTGCACTCAACTGTGCCTGAGCTTGAATGAAGAGAAGAATCTCACCAGGAAGCTGATCACTGAACTGGAGGTCCTCCGAGCCAGAGTGAAGGAACTGGAATCCACAGAAAGTCGACTCGATAAATCAGAGAAAAGTATCATTGAAGAGCTGGAAAAATTAAAATCGATAACCGTCATTTTAGCAGAGGAGAGGAAGACCATGAACgaaacactgaagcaaaatgaACAAGTTATCCAGGACCTTACAAAGAAACTAGAACAAAATAACAAGATAAATGAGACAGATCAAAGCTGGAACTCGTCAAATCTCAGGACAAATGTCAATGAGAAGACACATAACTATTCAGGGGACAGAGGTGATCTCAGGATTGAGGATGACTTGTCCACAGGCCTCTCTCCGAAAAGCAGTCTGGCAAAGAAAAGTTTAGACTCCCTAAATATAACACACAATGTTGGACTCAGAAACAAAGGATCCCGTGAAGGTCAGGAGGACAACAAAATTAAGGATCTCACTCAGGAAATCGAAAAGTTAAAGAAACGTCTGAAACTGCTGGAGATGGTAGAGGAAGATCTGAAGAAAACAGAAGCCAAACACAATGAGTTACAAGAGAGGTTTCTGAATGAGCAATGCAAAGCCAAAATGCTAGCCGATCAGATCGAGGAGATGAAATCGCAAATGACGAGGAACAAGGCCGTAGAAAATGGCGAGACTGCACACCAGGACATTCGCTTCAGGTCTCGACAGGACAAAACAAAGTACAAAAGTGTAGCCGCGGCAGAACCGCACATCCTGAAAGAGAAGGCACACGAAGTGTCATATCAGTCACGGTCAccgagagagaaagtgagaaacaGAGACTTGTTGCTGGATGATGACAACACGGGAAAAGGTTACAGACGTCCCCTCAGTCCCAATGCAAGACGAAGGTTTCAACGGCCCTCTTCAAACCCAAGAACAGCTTCCAATGAAAAGAAATCCGACGATAAATCTTTTCCACACAGCTATAGCTCTGCACAGAAAGATCAGGACCTGCAGCCAGAGAAGCTTAAGAAAACGAGGGAGCCTCCATCAGTGCTCAGTCGCTATCCTCCAGCAGCTAATGAATCCAGTGTAAAAAGACCCTGGAACACTCAAAATAAACAGAATGAAAACGGACCAAAGTGCAAAGCAGATACAGTGTCCAGGGACTATAGTGATTTAGAACAATCGTCTGAAAGCCAGAGAAAGGCTCTCAGCTATTTACACAATTCTGAAAATGAGAATGTAGCATCTCAAGATGAGGTAAATGATTCTGGTGAGGATTCATCGTCCACGAGTACTACTGCTAGCCTTTTGAATGGAATGTTTCCCTCTTACAGGAATCACACAGCTTCACCAACATCCAGCGGTGAACTGAAGGATGCCAACCTGCCCGAGGGTGAAGTGCCAATGAGCGCCAATAGTGAGTCAGCTGCTGTAAAGACGGCTGAAAAGTTGCCAATACGTGAGGAGCCAGAAACCGCGATGGAAGCCACGCCCGTGACAACAAGAGCGCGCAGGTCTAGGTATTTGTATTCAACAAAGTCCCAGGACATGGAAACCGTGGACGTGAGGGGGAGACAGCCACTCAGCTCTAAACCCACTGAAACCATTGCCTCTGAAGATGCGGCTACGAATCAAAAGCCAGGCCTGGAGCTGAAGAGGATTTGTAGCCCCAGAGAGGGCCTGAGATCCAAAGCAATTATTAAACCGGCTATATTCGCCATTGACAAGAAGGAAATAATGACAACCGGGTCGGAGCCAATTGATGAAGAGCATGGGCTCTCACCCAAAACTGTGCCAAATAAAGTGACCAGTAGCATCACTATACCTCCATCAGGTTTGTCCTGTCAAAGGATCAATAGTACTGTGATACCAAAGGAGAAACACACTTCCACAAGCAATATTACAATCAGTTCAAGTGAGACACCTTTACAAAGGAGCAATATTAGTATTCCCTATGAAATCTCGATCCGTAAGAGCGATATTACAATGAAGCCATCAGAATCGGACAGCTCAGATGAAGAAGAGACTGAATCAGTGTCAGAGGTGTCAGTGAGCAGCAGTATTACAGTCAAATCCCTCCGGTATGAAGATGGCGACATTGGCGGAACGTCCTACGAAACAAGAAGGAGGTCTCGCACGACGGAAACAGAGACGAAAAGTCTCCCCGTGGATCCGCCGGAGAGAGCTTCATGGAGGAAGAGCCGCATTGGGGCCCAGGTGGAACCTACTCACTACAACACTGACCTCGGCACGGATTTCTCCCGAGTAACGGTGAGGAAAGCGAACCGTGCCCCCGCCGCCAACGAAGCGGCTGAGCCGAGCGGCGGCTCCAGAGCGATAGGAACTGATGGGTACACGAAGAGGGCAAATAACTTTTCCAATTCTTCGGACTCGGTGGAAATTAAAAGCAGCCTCACGTCAGACTCGGCTCCTCACCGGAGCTACTATAGCGCAGCGGATAGTATCCTCCGAAGGAAGCAGAACGCCACCGTCGCGTCCAAGGTAGCAGATTGGAACAACACCTGCTCATTGGTGAGTCACACTTACAAAGTGTATCCTGAGCCCGTCCTTTCAAATAGCTGCTATGTCAATGAATTTAGAAGGGTCAGAGGTAATCTCATTGTGAAACAAAGAAGATTCCTAATAGATTGGAGAGCGGCAATGTTGAGAAATTGTTATCCCCTGACTGAGGAATTGGAACAGCAAAGAGACTGGAGGACGCAGTTTCTGAGGATGGATGGAGAGGGGGCTGAGCTGTTTAGGACAGATCCAAAGAGCAGTTTCCTCACTCAATGTTTAGAAGCCTGTGCCCAAACAGCTACAGATGCCCAGACATTGAATAGATAGAGAGGGCTCGGTTGATGGTCAGGtgtttggtgtcacctgcaaggATGTAGACCAGGTCCTGGCAAGTGGGATGGGAATGGGAGGCTAGTTTACCTAACCAGTGCTGATAatttgtgctgaatggcctctttctgttctgtaaCATTTTCCTGTGGTTCTAATCAAGGAATTAGAGTCAGCTTTCAGTTTTGAGCTTGACCCTTGGATCCAGAACTTTGGGATTTGGGGACAAATATGTTGCCAGCTGAGCCGAGGCTTAAACCAGTAAACCaggccttcagtcctgatgaagggcttttgcccaaaacgtcgattctcctactcctcagatgctgcctgacctgctgtgcttttccatcaccactctaatcttgacttaaaCCAGTAAATACCGGCCTAATAATTCAAAGGCCTGGAACATGGGAAAAGCAAGGGGCCAGGAGTTCCAAGCCCACCATGGCAGTTTGAGAGTTTAAATTTGGTCTGAAAGTTCTGgagtttcaaaacaaaagctaGCCTCAGTGTAAGTGACTGTGGATTATTAATTAATAACTCAACTGATTCTTTAGGAAGTAAAGTTGCCCTGTTTCTCCGGCCCGTTATGTGATTGCAGTCCCACTATCACCAAATCGAGCAGGATGGTACAGGATCAGTGCAGAAACGACGTTCCCAATGACGAGGGAGTCCAGAGCCAAGGATCTGAGAATGCGGGGTCagttatttaggactgagacaaggagaaatatCATTACCCaaacagtggtgagcctgtggaattctctgccacagaaaacaattgaggacaaaacattgaatgtttttgagaaggagttagatatcgtTCTTGGGGCTAAGGGGATTAAAGGGACAAAgtaggaacaggagactgagttggatgaccagtcatgatcatattgaatggtggtgcaggcttgtagggctgaatggcccaccgTCTGCTCtgattttctgtgttttattcCATTGCAATCGACACTTGACTAAAACGATGTAGCATCTCCTCAGTCCAAGAACCACCTCCACGTTAGAGTCACAGCAATCTGGAGCACAGAaaagggccctttggcccatcaaatctgtgtcAGTCTAAACCAACCAGTAATtattctattcccattttccagctcttgtctGGGCATCTTCAATGTGATgcgggtttctgcctctcccacccctACAGGCAGTAAgccccagattcccaccaccctctgagtgaaacatcTCCTCCAAACCTCCTTAAACCTGtggcccctggtcattgatccctccatcaaggagaAAGGGTTCTTCCCGTCTCCCCTCTCTATGACCATCAAATTTTTCTCCATgacccctctcaatctcctgtgtTCTAAGGACAGCAATCCCGGTCAGTCCCATCTCTCCCCATCACTGAAACTCCCCAGcctaggcaacattctggtaaatctcctctgcatctaaaACCTCAGTGACAAAACAGTTCCTTTCATTACTGTCTTGATTTAACCATTGGCATCttctctgcatttaaaaaaaaatacttttctgtCAACTCTCCCTTTTGCTTTCTAATTCTGAAGTAAAGCCAAGTGGCAGTCAAATTGCTTCCTGGCTTAGGGTCATTTAAGTCAGAAGATGGAGGATCCAGGCCCTGTCTTTAGGGAGCTCCATTCAGAATCCAGCCCAATGCTCCTGAACAACATTAGAGATAGGGTTGCTGCAGTTTGCATGAAATCTCTAACCattgtttacaaaatcatgaagggttagacagggtggatagagacaagctttttcccagggtgaaggattcaataacgagaggtcacgctttaagtttaagggggatacacgcggtaagtacttcacacacagagggtggtgggcatttggaacgcgttgccagcagaggtggtagaggcaggcacgatagattcttttaagatgcatctggacagatgtatgagtaggtggggagcagagggatacagatgcttaggaattgaccgactggtttagacagtacacttggatcggctcagacttggagggctgaagggcctgttccggctgtaaattttctttctccttttgttCAAGTACAAGAAACAGAACCCGACTCAGGAAATCTACAACACGGGAGGTTGTCtccttcactcatgggatattggTGGCACTGGGGAACTCAGCATTTCCTTCCTTTGAGGAAAGTGCTGGTGAACTGCCTTTCTAACAACTGAATGGCATTCTGGGTTATTTCAGCAGACGGCTGAGGGTGAACAATATGATGTCTCTGGAGTCGCATAGAGGCCAGACTGGTTAAGGATGTCAGGTTTCATTTCTAAAGGACCGAACAAACCAGATGAGCTTTGACAACAATTTAATAATTTCACttaattcattgaattcaaatttggccagctCCAATGGGAGGAGTCCTGAATACCTGCGGCCTAATCATTAGTCCACGCCTTTATCTTACCAACACAGCAACATAACCATTATGCGAGGAAATGGTGGGTAAAAGGCATTAACGTGTTTGATTAGCtatgaatggtgaaacaggctaaTCTTGATGaccagcctactcctgttctgatgTTCCTACACTGTAATTCCCAAGGAGGCTGTGGTCTCTTTTGTTGCCACAATGACAAGTTCCAGATTTCAAGCTGAGCCATTAAGCAGCCAACATGAGGTTTCCCAATAGGgaaaacaagaaggaaaaaaTGATGTCAGCAGCAGGTAATCTGTCTTGGGCACCTCCTGCAGGTCAGATGTGGAACATCTCTCAAAGAATCATTGAAAGCTTGCTGCTGGGAAAAGGCACACAAATTTCAATATTTTTTAACAATTTGAACATATATTAATTTCTAACAAGTGTGTAAAACTGTAATTTTGTCTATTCaatgtgggtatcattggcaacatcagcatttgatgcccattcctaattacccctgagctgagtggcttgttgGGCCATTTCTGAAGGCAGTTATGAACCAACCACATGATGGGGGCTCtgcagtcacaggtaggccagaccaggtaaaaatggcagatttgcttccctacagagaattagtgaaccagatgggattttagtAAACAATTAGTGttggttgtcatggtcacca
Proteins encoded in this region:
- the luzp1 gene encoding leucine zipper protein 1 isoform X2; protein product: MTDTMSLKETSNRHLRLKLNSLGRRVDELEEATRNLHRTEDELMDLQDKVIQAEGSSCSLLTEVDNLRKRVLTIEGKDEEVRKAEDMCRTLKEKLEAEVKLSQELKAEIEKLQDRMGELEKLEEAFNKSKSDCTQLCLSLNEEKNLTRKLITELEVLRARVKELESTESRLDKSEKSIIEELEKLKSITVILAEERKTMNETLKQNEQVIQDLTKKLEQNNKINETDQSWNSSNLRTNVNEKTHNYSGDRGDLRIEDDLSTGLSPKSSLAKKSLDSLNITHNVGLRNKGSREGQEDNKIKDLTQEIEKLKKRLKLLEMVEEDLKKTEAKHNELQERFLNEQCKAKMLADQIEEMKSQMTRNKAVENGETAHQDIRFRSRQDKTKYKSVAAAEPHILKEKAHEVSYQSRSPREKVRNRDLLLDDDNTGKGYRRPLSPNARRRFQRPSSNPRTASNEKKSDDKSFPHSYSSAQKDQDLQPEKLKKTREPPSVLSRYPPAANESSVKRPWNTQNKQNENGPKCKADTVSRDYSDLEQSSESQRKALSYLHNSENENVASQDEVNDSGEDSSSTSTTASLLNGMFPSYRNHTASPTSSGELKDANLPEGEVPMSANSESAAVKTAEKLPIREEPETAMEATPVTTRARRSRYLYSTKSQDMETVDVRGRQPLSSKPTETIASEDAATNQKPGLELKRICSPREGLRSKAIIKPAIFAIDKKEIMTTGSEPIDEEHGLSPKTVPNKVTSSITIPPSGLSCQRINSTVIPKEKHTSTSNITISSSETPLQRSNISIPYEISIRKSDITMKPSESDSSDEEETESVSEVSVSSSITVKSLRYEDGDIGGTSYETRRRSRTTETETKSLPVDPPERASWRKSRIGAQVEPTHYNTDLGTDFSRVTVRKANRAPAANEAAEPSGGSRAIGTDGYTKRANNFSNSSDSVEIKSSLTSDSAPHRSYYSAADSILRRKQNATVASKVADWNNTCSLYKKQNPTQEIYNTGGCLLHSWDIGGTGELSISFL
- the luzp1 gene encoding leucine zipper protein 1 isoform X1, with amino-acid sequence MTDTMSLKETSNRHLRLKLNSLGRRVDELEEATRNLHRTEDELMDLQDKVIQAEGSSCSLLTEVDNLRKRVLTIEGKDEEVRKAEDMCRTLKEKLEAEVKLSQELKAEIEKLQDRMGELEKLEEAFNKSKSDCTQLCLSLNEEKNLTRKLITELEVLRARVKELESTESRLDKSEKSIIEELEKLKSITVILAEERKTMNETLKQNEQVIQDLTKKLEQNNKINETDQSWNSSNLRTNVNEKTHNYSGDRGDLRIEDDLSTGLSPKSSLAKKSLDSLNITHNVGLRNKGSREGQEDNKIKDLTQEIEKLKKRLKLLEMVEEDLKKTEAKHNELQERFLNEQCKAKMLADQIEEMKSQMTRNKAVENGETAHQDIRFRSRQDKTKYKSVAAAEPHILKEKAHEVSYQSRSPREKVRNRDLLLDDDNTGKGYRRPLSPNARRRFQRPSSNPRTASNEKKSDDKSFPHSYSSAQKDQDLQPEKLKKTREPPSVLSRYPPAANESSVKRPWNTQNKQNENGPKCKADTVSRDYSDLEQSSESQRKALSYLHNSENENVASQDEVNDSGEDSSSTSTTASLLNGMFPSYRNHTASPTSSGELKDANLPEGEVPMSANSESAAVKTAEKLPIREEPETAMEATPVTTRARRSRYLYSTKSQDMETVDVRGRQPLSSKPTETIASEDAATNQKPGLELKRICSPREGLRSKAIIKPAIFAIDKKEIMTTGSEPIDEEHGLSPKTVPNKVTSSITIPPSGLSCQRINSTVIPKEKHTSTSNITISSSETPLQRSNISIPYEISIRKSDITMKPSESDSSDEEETESVSEVSVSSSITVKSLRYEDGDIGGTSYETRRRSRTTETETKSLPVDPPERASWRKSRIGAQVEPTHYNTDLGTDFSRVTVRKANRAPAANEAAEPSGGSRAIGTDGYTKRANNFSNSSDSVEIKSSLTSDSAPHRSYYSAADSILRRKQNATVASKVADWNNTCSLAGQDSSDTHSALNSSLLSKRKEIAKQILSDMATERMPRSETVDKRQSVKLELRRNPAGSPTHQSGPRTEEKTPLGILSQIRMTSRR